The Ipomoea triloba cultivar NCNSP0323 chromosome 4, ASM357664v1 DNA segment TTGGCCATGATTTATGGGAGGGGCGACGTTTACTAAAGATTGAACCCACAAAGCATTAGGCTCGTCAACAGTGGTTGAAAACGAGGTGCCATCCATTGCAACACTGTTGCCACTGCTCCTGATGCCAAACGAAGCAGATTTCCTAAGCTTACTGAGTTCCTCCTTTTTGATACCCCAGTCTAATTTTCCATCGGGAGAGCCCCAACCGGAAAAGGTTGATGGCATTGCAATTGCGGAAGAGGTTGGCGAAGATGCCACACCGTGTTTCACTGCACTGCGATCAACAAAACTCTGGCTTCGTTTTGCAAATGCAGAAGATCTTGAATTCTTCAACACTGCTGATGCTGAATCAGATGGATCCATCCTAAACGATGATGTTGAGGGACTGGCAGGGAAGCTTGAGAGGAAATTCTGACTCATATTCTGCCGAATCTGCATTCCCTTAGGAGATTGAAGTTGTGATTTTCCAGTATCCAGAGAAAGCCCTTGCAGCTGAGACAACACATTGGGATCAAATGCCCCAAAAATATCGTCGAGATTGGTGGGCATTAGTCCAGCATGCCTACTGAATTCTCCACTAGATGAAGCACCAAAAGCGGCTGTGGTGGCTGAAATTTTGTTCCAGCTGGAAGGTGAAGAGAGAGCAGACATGTCATCCACCATTTGCTCTTGCCTGAGATGATCTAGTCCAAGTAGTCCAAAATCTAAATCCATGTCCCTGGCATTAAGTGCAGTTTTCAATCTACTACCATGAAGCTGCAAAGTCGGAGTTGTCATGTTAGGCTGATTTGGCCTCGGTGATCCACTCCTGGGAGAAGAAGCCCCAGAGGGAGTCACGGGAGAGGTTGATGTTGGAGGTACCATTATTGATGGAGAACCGAGGGCTAGTGGGCTAATTGATGCAATATCCAAAGATGAAGCCCCGAGAGAGTATGATCTAGGGGAAGGCAGAGCTGAACCTGTAGAAGCATAGAAAGGCCGAAGCTCCTCAGGTTTATGGGCAAAGAAACAGACCCTTCTATTGCAACGCGATTCATCCTTACACATACGTGTGCGATACTGGGCAGGATGAAGCCAGCACTCAAATATACCATGTGAGTATTCACAAGCATCTCCCCGCTGGCAAGTGCCCTTTCGAAAGTCTGGGCAAGGCACACAACTATAGTGGTACTTCCTTGGGTCACGCCTTCTAGCATTTTCGCCAGGGTGAACAAAGGGGCACTCGGTCCAGTCATGAGAGTAAGCCCGGGAACATGGCTTCACCTTAAATGTGTACATTCTGAAGTCATCAGTCCCATAAATACCATTCTTTATGTCTGGAAGGGAGGGATCAACAGGGTATTCTTTCCTCTCACTCCCATCTTTCAAGACATTTGGATAGATTACCCGTTGCTCTTCAACCTTTTCAAACGCCCCCTCATCAATCAACTCGTATCCTTCATCAGCATCACCACCGCCCTTGAGAACATGCTCCAGCATCTTCTTCCGCGAGCTGAATCTGCAGAAGGGGATCAAATCAGCAGCCCGGTTTCCATTGGCGTCCACCAAATTCTCATCAGCCGAATAACCAAGTAAGAGCTTGATAACATCGAGCGATGCAGTAGAGCCACCAGCAACAGCACAGTGGAGAGCAGTAGCCCCATCAGAGCCACAAGCTCGGTTAATCTCAGCACAACCCTTCTCCAGAATATAATTCAGCACCTGTTTGCTACCAAAAGTAGAAGCAACCATAAGGGGTGTCCTCTCCTCATAGCCCATCTTCTTAGAACCAATTCTTCTCCCATACCACAACCCTGACATGTTGACATCAAGACCCTCTTCTTCAACAGCTGTTCTAAACCCTCTAAGATCATCATTCGCTGATAACTCCAGCAAAATCTCCTGCCCTTGAATTCCACCTTCCATAGCTAGATCATCAGGAACAACTTTCCTCCTAGAGCCACTACACATCCTATCCTATCAATCTCTCTAcaaaaaatctgaaaaaatgAGAAACTTAGCATACACTTTTGCTATAAAACTTCAAGAAACACACCAAAGATTACTGCTTTtgtttaattcataaaattacaaAACCTCCTATAACACTTGCAAGTTACAATGCAACCAGTTCAAAACAAAAACTACAGTCAAGAATTAGTGAACATCAGGAGTTAAAAGAGATAAAGTTACAGTCTTTAAAGCATAAAAGCCTTGATTCCGCAAAGATAGATATATATCATCATTCATCAATACTACAACTTAGAAGAAAAAGAAGTGAagatcatattatatatattattataagcaTCAAAATATTATGCGTATCTTGCCCAGAATTCAAAGGATGTTTTGCATAGAGTAAAAATGACATGAGCGAAAGAATGAAGCATGAAAAGCATACCTGAAATTGGGCAGAGCAGAGAGAAAAGGGAAGAATATGAAACCCAGATTTCCCGCACAGGAAAAAGGGGAGCTAAACTCCAAATT contains these protein-coding regions:
- the LOC116014943 gene encoding zinc finger CCCH domain-containing protein 66-like — encoded protein: MCSGSRRKVVPDDLAMEGGIQGQEILLELSANDDLRGFRTAVEEEGLDVNMSGLWYGRRIGSKKMGYEERTPLMVASTFGSKQVLNYILEKGCAEINRACGSDGATALHCAVAGGSTASLDVIKLLLGYSADENLVDANGNRAADLIPFCRFSSRKKMLEHVLKGGGDADEGYELIDEGAFEKVEEQRVIYPNVLKDGSERKEYPVDPSLPDIKNGIYGTDDFRMYTFKVKPCSRAYSHDWTECPFVHPGENARRRDPRKYHYSCVPCPDFRKGTCQRGDACEYSHGIFECWLHPAQYRTRMCKDESRCNRRVCFFAHKPEELRPFYASTGSALPSPRSYSLGASSLDIASISPLALGSPSIMVPPTSTSPVTPSGASSPRSGSPRPNQPNMTTPTLQLHGSRLKTALNARDMDLDFGLLGLDHLRQEQMVDDMSALSSPSSWNKISATTAAFGASSSGEFSRHAGLMPTNLDDIFGAFDPNVLSQLQGLSLDTGKSQLQSPKGMQIRQNMSQNFLSSFPASPSTSSFRMDPSDSASAVLKNSRSSAFAKRSQSFVDRSAVKHGVASSPTSSAIAMPSTFSGWGSPDGKLDWGIKKEELSKLRKSASFGIRSSGNSVAMDGTSFSTTVDEPNALWVQSLVNVAPPINHGQFSMEDQQYCLNNRGGSEMHPAWADQLYMDQEQVVA